A window of the Lactuca sativa cultivar Salinas chromosome 5, Lsat_Salinas_v11, whole genome shotgun sequence genome harbors these coding sequences:
- the LOC111912435 gene encoding protein SHI RELATED SEQUENCE 3: MMRCLDCGNKAKKDCLYYRCRSCCKGHGFNCQTHVKSTWVPVSTRQILVRNSTTTSSIEQQQINLSLSSGIGGHFPMEVSGESTFTCVRVATTSRENEVVDQYAYETSINIGGRIFRGILYDQGPYIPTMDFQDMNVNAGDHRPT; this comes from the exons ATGATGAGGTGCCTCGATTGTGGTAACAAGGCAAAGAAGGATTGTTTGTACTACAGGTGTAGGAGTTGCTGTAAAGGACATGGATTTAATTGTCAAACCCATGTCAAGAGCACTTGGGTTCCGGTTTCTACCAGACAGATTCTTGTACGAAACTCAACAACAACTTCTTCTATTGAACAACAACAAATAAATCTTTCATTGTCATCTG GGATTGGAGGACATTTTCCGATGGAGGTGAGTGGTGAATCTACATTTACATGTGTACGAGTGGCAACAACTTCAAGAGAAAATGAAGTTGTGGATCAATATGCATATGAAACATCCATAAACATAGGAGGACGTATATTTAGAGGCATTCTATATGATCAAGGGCCTTATATTCCAACGATGGATTTTCAAGACATGAATGTAAATGCGGGAGATCATCGTCCAACCTAA